Proteins encoded by one window of Eremothecium cymbalariae DBVPG#7215 chromosome 1, complete sequence:
- the PRD1 gene encoding metalloendopeptidase (similar to Ashbya gossypii AGR406C/ AGR405C), with the protein MLQFLKRFNILKNSATVSFLLLPALAIAGNRSVHNQERNMSSLLSPKLAPSWDFAADEIVSLAQKAIDEGTKFYDSVASLETPDLENFVVAVIDHEDETDGYMSQLTFLQHVSADKEVRDASIEATKLIQEWGIETSSRYDLYSQFSKVWEQYKDDENLKKNDPELYWYMENVNKDYIHAGMGLPEESRNKIKEIKKKLANNSLAFSNNLGEQNDYIAFTKDELVGVSETTLGQFEKVIEDGVEKYKMTFKYPDIHPVLNTAKNPETRKRAYIGDQNKVPQNEQILIETLKLRNELAEIHGHPTYASYQLEMKMAKKQETVFNFLYDLKDKLLPGGKKDLENLKSLKEQEYKELGLPYNGSFNSWDYRYYDDKYLKENFDVDEEELAKYFPLQHTIDGMLNIYQKLFNLKFVEETRECGKNVWHEDVKQFAVWDLDKCNPEFVGWIYFDLHPREGKYGHAANFGLYSPYVTEEGTRHYPVTVLVCNFSKPSSTRPALLKHGEVVTFFHELGHGIHALVGKSRIGHLNGPSSIPWDFVEAPSQMLEFWPWNKDQILKLSKHYETGEQIPDELVDSLIKTKHVNAGLSNLRQLHFSLFDMTVHTDKELDKLDIKSLWNNLREEVTLISNGDVLTKGYDSFSHIMSGYSAGYYGYMWSEVFAADMYHTMFAPNPLDTSVGTRYRDIILAKGGLRDIEDSLEEFLGREPNNKAFLKELGL; encoded by the coding sequence ATGCTTCAATTCTTGAAAAGATTtaacattttgaagaattcgGCTACTGTTAGCTTTCTTCTCCTTCCTGCGCTTGCAATCGCGGGAAATCGATCAGTGCATAACCAGGAAAGGAACATGTCGTCCCTACTCTCGCCAAAGCTGGCTCCTTCATGGGACTTTGCTGCTGATGAGATTGTATCTTTGGCTCAGAAGGCAATTGATGAAGGTACCAAATTTTATGACTCCGTGGCAAGTTTGGAGACTCCAGACTTAGAAAACTTTGTGGTGGCGGTTATCGACCATGAAGATGAAACTGACGGTTACATGTCTCAGTTAACGTTTTTGCAACACGTATCTGCTGATAAGGAGGTTAGAGATGCTAGCATTGAAGCTACAAAATTGATTCAGGAGTGGGGCATTGAAACTTCTTCGAGATATGACTTATATTCACAGTTTAGCAAGGTCTGGGAACAATATAaggatgatgaaaatttgaagaagaatgaTCCGGAGCTATATTGGTACATGGAAAATGTAAACAAGGATTATATTCATGCTGGTATGGGTTTGCCTGAGGAAAGCAGAAATAAGattaaagaaatcaaaaaaaagttagCGAATAACTCTTTGGCATTCAGTAATAATTTAGGTGAGCAGAATGATTACATCGCTTTTACTAAGGATGAATTGGTTGGTGTATCTGAGACTACTTTGGGgcaatttgaaaaagtcaTTGAGGATGGTGTTGAAAAGTATAAGATGACCTTCAAATATCCAGATATCCATCCTGTTTTAAATACTGCCAAAAATCCAGAAACTAGAAAACGGGCATATATTGGCGATCAAAATAAGGTCCCTCAAAATGAACAGATTTTGATTGAAACATTGAAGCTGAGAAATGAGCTTGCTGAGATCCATGGTCACCCTACGTATGCTAGTTATCAGCTAGAGATGAAAATGGCTAAGAAACAGGAAActgtttttaattttttgtacGATTTGAAGGATAAGTTACTACCAGGAGGTAAAAAGGATcttgaaaacttgaaaTCCTTGAAAGAACAGGAATATAAAGAGCTAGGGCTTCCTTACAATGGTAGCTTTAATAGCTGGGATTACCGGTATTACGATGACAAGTATTTGAAGGAAAActttgatgttgatgaagaagaacttgCTAAGTATTTCCCTTTGCAGCACACTATTGACGGGATGCTAAACATCTATCAGAAGCTTTTCAACTTGAAGTTTGTTGAGGAAACGAGGGAATGCGGGAAGAACGTGTGGCATGAAGATGTGAAACAATTCGCTGTTTGGGATCTTGACAAATGCAACCCCGAGTTTGTTGGCTGGATTTACTTTGATCTTCACCCAAGGGAGGGCAAATATGGACATGCTGCTAACTTTGGTTTGTACTCTCCATATGTAACGGAAGAAGGAACTCGCCATTATCCTGTTACGGTTTTGGTTTGTAACTTCTCCAAACCATCCAGCACGAGGCCAGCGTTATTGAAGCATGGCGAGGTCGTGACCTTTTTCCATGAATTGGGCCATGGTATTCATGCTCTAGTGGGAAAATCTCGAATTGGACACCTAAACGGTCCAAGTTCTATCCCTTGGGACTTCGTTGAGGCTCCTTCTCAAATGTTGGAGTTTTGGCCTTGGAACAAAgatcaaattttgaaattatcCAAACATTATGAGACAGGTGAGCAGATTCCAGATGAACTCGTGGATTCCTTAATTAAAACTAAGCACGTGAATGCTGGTTTGTCCAACCTCAGACAACTTCATTTCTCACTTTTTGATATGACTGTTCATACTGACAAGGAATTGGATAAGTTAGATATTAAAAGCTTGTGGAATAATTTAAGGGAAGAGGTTACTCTCATATCCAATGGTGATGTTCTGACTAAAGGCTACGATTCTTTTTCTCATATTATGAGCGGTTACTCTGCAGGATATTACGGTTATATGTGGTCAGAAGTGTTTGCTGCTGATATGTATCATACCATGTTTGCTCCAAATCCTTTAGACACGAGTGTTGGTACACGGTACAGGGATATTATACTAGCAAAAGGTGGTTTACGTGACATAGAGGATAGCTTAGAAGAATTCCTAGGAAGAGAACCTAACAATAAGGCGTTCCTGAAGGAACTAGGTTTGTAA
- a CDS encoding uncharacterized protein (similar to XP_452220 - K. lactis - KLLA0C00594g) → MDEELNQPLSGIFRYAEELSKEDSDTNGSPTTFEDQLTENLRSAVTFYDLIYLFQSIGIIKKDNVIYKALAVGKINSGSRLLFLLLVARKTFLKLLRLVRLWYALKNVLPPASIKKKYNETKSRVKRSILRLSVDLLDTLVYLIVVLIDLFKFKVSDSTRKLSRLLFWILPALNFAH, encoded by the coding sequence ATGGATGAAGAGTTGAATCAGCCCCTTAGTGGTATTTTTCGGTATGCTGAAGAATTAAGCAAAGAGGATAGTGATACCAACGGTTCACCAACTACCTTTGAAGACCAGTTGACTGAGAATCTGCGTAGCGCAGTGACCTTCTATGATTTGatttatttgtttcaaAGCATAGGGATCATCAAGAAGGATAACGTTATCTATAAGGCACTTGCGGTAGGGAAAATAAATTCTGGGAGCAGGCTACTTTTCTTACTATTAGTGGCCAGAAAGacttttttgaagttacTTCGGTTAGTTAGGCTATGGTACGCCTTAAAAAACGTATTGCCGCCAGCTTCgatcaaaaagaaatataatgaaacCAAAAGTCGTGTCAAAAGGAGTATATTACGCCTTTCAGTAGACCTGCTAGATACATTGGTCTACTTAATAGTTGTTCTAATTGACTTATTTAAATTTAAGGTTTCGGATAGTACTAGGAAGCTATCCCGGTTACTTTTTTGGATTCTGCCAGCGTTGAACTTTGCACACTAG
- a CDS encoding uncharacterized protein (similar to Ashbya gossypii AFR741W), with the protein MNVDDTTDEKLAYLQNLFPSANAEVLLDLLVSCNGSVRDATLLLDLSEEGTQLEEQRSPPRKVAKVKGQQSLSSFLPLQSLYNRQSRPSGKPIILYGKKDIELELKYCTYHTDVLPEELANRLLKFTMNEQNSKPNEFYLFGNKCVSNCRSAIYSNLSAEEDDYYYNGMRVQTVNRFNDDMVITRSIIEKLVNEQLQKRLTLPFQTKPGDWKSPVVISNIYAKDSDLQWHSDRMTYIGPHSVIATLSLGFSRGVRFRRVYPSNSQIYTVMPEHNSVLIMHAGCQEEFKHCVPPLPKNHQISKSAINPISQTTRVSLTFRDYKVNTYEPVHCDKCGYPMDLRRIYKTPEKRGHYIWLCTKSYTAGNGLNNKQECGGLKFARFNHPLPTTTTESEGSFWVADDDFEALKFCTK; encoded by the coding sequence ATGAACGTGGACGACACAACAGATGAAAAGCTTGcttatcttcaaaatctgttCCCGTCAGCAAATGCTGAGGTATTGTTAGATCTCCTGGTAAGCTGTAATGGGAGCGTCAGAGATGCCACTTTACTTCTAGATCTGTCTGAAGAAGGTACGCAGTTGGAAGAACAGCGGTCTCCGCCTAGGAAAGTTGCGAAGGTCAAAGGTCAGCAGTCATTATCAAGTTTCTTGCCGTTGCAGTCATTGTATAATAGACAATCAAGACCCTCTGGTAAACCAATTATTCTTTATGGgaagaaggatattgaATTGGAGCTAAAGTATTGCACATATCATACAGATGTGCTTCCTGAAGAGCTTGCAAATAGACTTTTGAAATTTACCATGAATGAGCAGAATTCAAAGCCAAATGAATTTTATCTCTTTGGTAATAAATGTGTTTCCAATTGCCGTAGTGCGATTTACAGTAACTTAAGTGCTGAAGAGGacgattattattataacGGGATGCGTGTACAAACTGTTAATAGGTTCAACGATGATATGGTTATTACTCGTAGTATTATTGAGAAGCTTGTCAATGAGCAGCTTCAAAAACGTTTGACTCTTCCATTTCAAACGAAACCGGGTGATTGGAAAAGCCCAGTCGTGatatctaatatatatgcaaaAGACAGTGATCTTCAGTGGCACTCGGACAGGATGACTTATATTGGACCTCACTCAGTAATAGCGACGCTCTCATTGGGTTTCTCGAGGGGTGTGCGTTTTCGTAGAGTGTATCCATCTAATTCACAGATATATACTGTAATGCCTGAACACAATTCAGTTCTGATAATGCATGCCGGTTGTCAGGAGGAATTCAAACATTGCGTTCCCCCTCTACCAAAGAACCACCAAATCTCAAAAAGTGCCATAAATCCTATTTCTCAAACAACCCGTGTAAGTCTTACATTTAGAGATTATAAGGTGAATACTTATGAACCTGTGCACTGTGATAAATGCGGGTATCCAATGGATCTCAGacgtatatataaaacCCCAGAAAAAAGAGGTCATTACATCTGGTTATGTACTAAGAGCTATACTGCTGGTAATGGACTTAATAACAAACAGGAATGTGGAGGTCTGAAGTTTGCAAGATTCAATCATCCACTTCCTACTACGACGACTGAATCTGAAGGTAGTTTTTGGGTAGCAGATGATGACTTCGAGGCATTAAAATTCTGTACTAAGTAG
- a CDS encoding uncharacterized protein (similar to Ashbya gossypii AFR739C), with translation MALSGKRIRSDFKGPISIKKRQCLLHVPTVTLPRSSFLLTKTANRISKKIKNQNNINNSHSSNDIDDVDDDGDDDRDGETHFNAKYYDRPKFHLAQTAKLDRRLLETVSRYSDSESVNKNGQQRDQEYFAPQICSTDRNYDFFNFRRSISRNVSFSVSGARQKQIPKSDILARERCFDYILQSIDEVWGRYCNTTSTAENEVYDRLGKCANISSATPLGSPNSYFCVSYGGNNSHRRHKSELSDDDISDSGYKSEITNPTEYDTDCDYRKVSNLPQSMKLQSLKDRLVRAKNDLETNYDANSWDNCMYFWRRWDMIKYSAVEMMEEDDEDEIIESVIDELEEGRCYNDA, from the coding sequence ATGGCTTTATCTGGTAAACGTATTCGTTCCGATTTTAAAGGGCCTATTTCTATAAAGAAGCGTCAGTGCTTACTTCACGTCCCCACAGTGACTCTTCCAAGATCCTCATTCTTATTAACAAAAACGGCGAATAGAATAAGCaagaaaatcaaaaatcaGAATAACATAAACAATAGTCATTCTAgtaatgatattgatgatgttgacGATGACGGCGATGATGACCGTGACGGCGAGACACATTTCAATGCTAAATACTATGATCGGCCGAAGTTTCACTTGGCACAGACTGCTAAATTAGACCGAAGGTTGTTGGAGACTGTTTCTAGATACTCTGATTCAGAGTCAgtaaataaaaatggcCAGCAGCGAGATCAAGAGTATTTTGCTCCTCAAATTTGTTCAACTGATAGAAACTATgattttttcaactttagGAGGTCTATTTCAAGGAATGTATCTTTCTCGGTCTCCGGGGCTCGCCAGAAACAAATCCCCAAATCAGATATTTTAGCAAGGGAACGCTGTTTTGATTACATTTTGCAATCAATCGATGAGGTTTGGGGTCGCTACTGCAATACAACTTCAACGGCTGAGAACGAAGTATATGACCGTTTAGGCAAGTGCGCGAATATTTCCTCTGCAACTCCTTTGGGTAGCCCAAATTCTTATTTTTGTGTTTCATATGGTGGCAACAACAGCCATCGCCGCCATAAAAGCGAACTATcggatgatgatatcaGTGACTCAGGTTACAAATCCGAAATCACAAATCCAACAGAATACGATACAGATTGTGACTACCGCAAGGTTTCGAACTTGCCACAGTCTATGAAGCTACAATCATTAAAAGACAGGCTAGTAAGGGCCAAAAACGACCTTGAAACCAACTACGATGCGAACAGCTGGGATAATTGTATGTATTTTTGGAGACGCTGGGATATGATAAAGTACAGTGCGGTTGAGATGATGGAAgaagacgatgaagatgagatCATAGAATCAGTTATTGATGAACTAGAAGAAGGTCGCTGCTATAACGATGCATGA